Proteins encoded by one window of Corythoichthys intestinalis isolate RoL2023-P3 chromosome 20, ASM3026506v1, whole genome shotgun sequence:
- the LOC130908736 gene encoding oxygen-regulated protein 1-like: MNESGLRRVPPDQSSGSLRTFGTPRYASVTNPIPSKRVCFYKSGDPQFSGLRMVVNNRTFKTFDALLDSLSKKVPLAFGVRNITTPRGVHAINTLDELEDGKSYICSDSRKVKPINLALARKKLAPWYHARPVSSRRRTLQRARGLPGQQEPVLVQTPKRLVVFRNGEPSNKHTVVLQKRTATTFEWILEYISELLQFPVVKLHTADGRRVEGLPSLMLCSGVVVAAGKEPFKQANYNTQKSPGSMRPSANRMSIRRLKALNRKKKSPSYGSRKSRNFSTSSERYIVNKIHNSLMESSCDLPSPPTNSVEYESGHVVAETEGEDQECVLPDEDDIEKSFRVNQDGSMTVEMRVRLTVKEEETLHWTTTLTRSSMSSQLNMAGLTEPESEQEVCAATPDLTDPISSNDTINKDENKDDHDEDPPSLGNGVLSQSSYEEDIVKIQATSPNRAPTPGHKQITKKQASFESIRSTGSYSYREETENGALMEQYCVVKQTSTRPIPKPRRLSSMDANSMNNTNVSLCKLSEIMHAESSGEEITETVLHIYEQQSCQDNYNANVGSFNRPGTSETGHLRTNEDHEHESWGPSTASESVSIWKARNKSVTLDFPSSKHSTVKARQPVDKYTKGKEYQIRPKSRRKVKVTNKGIRRLLSPGKRQREKVDAKKRKKATSFSSAGFIRKIYGNKLQAAKSPKKLKRRTTKSVEGNTTAKIQKTLTKSQQKRLQNPKVGKEQGAPTRQTTVHRDENHDVSKQMSLPAFDSSSSVANEYVQNWLKKSHPNQTTGFQTKANSTENGLLPTDEKVRELNIQMLPDDVRTTSVRYRIQSLENNMASLSHQISGEAVKDHTKTKRETPPGSNTENQAGLQEPSNVLSMDLPLPHPPQDEMMEEAIPSDHVACNQRCVQAAGSSQTLDNHPPSAEALPHAQHVMKMAQLLEAEVPKEEETLSRSTSIKRVPLVSNVSLERKMSLRKSCMDQFTVSNNEEKQPSLLDPKSSSSVSPNSLSEERLSSVSMLSSDVPTPPNNQPLFNPKAASSPKIMHSPQSKPKNAVSELPKRSKSLQRPPTVKKTSPNISPSLKKRQTLSKSYQSKQTTHSKSMDLASPPSRRKSKRKMLSKHLSSDSEAADIRKTPSQRKQLNTLQPIKQIFSGETTNKTDELQKPDQEKYTYDTKLTAHLPNITNQPNPQHVFENIYYSIKSIREITQRKRLSCLDKSNSVPDLSFHVASTFGSSSKVLLAFLSIVALKEGITNLNVDQLRINEVSCAEALRMIDSLREIANMKNSQHLKERVSALRESASWQLLSSWQGFQNPGGIYREEQAIDDLIEGLDIPENLKVELMSLSAGSFGTSQEKLKGNSEECSFGMEEQNYELAQDHNDGQKINLEHISQSAIIHEDDPHGQDYYVELNRCRKSGPENDQKMAESKEQDLDEAQPEVEDKGLKNIPKELQPGCNEEENDEEHVHTMQGKEGDDSNPQKGHPQSYGDSGNEQSACEDHAESLALEYEQIPSSGDEDLSFYDKASGSEEEHAMTETKCDKLEVAKDYSDEETPQPVAVRVSLLEKQVADAQKTSYTKEHPKKFSLVSDNSTETFQQCTRSAPQSSLSFSYDSSGVVTLEPECNRVKYIREMFLAKSSAENAKQGLSSEMSDSGGYQTRTSSEQSSGEDDPVRKSISKGFVRRTIERLYGKSKAIERPPSAPRTKKKYSSIFSPFHTVRYKAGSELSFFNSANALDTLTEATRCIAFNAQVGPGDSVPIDEGRWLIRENALIRKSVSDPTGINKNLINTVQNEDGYEDTLEDTPYSLFSTTSEPEDPKKSKICTYFSLPHTSDSELCQDELNMPEAKLEIASKTKPERNGSVVGMLDNKVHPLVESPADGESVVVSQPKKGHGAVTRSLQEPDVLDVLYNFCGENCPIL; encoded by the exons ATGAACGAGTCGGGCCTACGCAGGGTCCCCCCAGACCAGTCATCGGGGAGTCTGCGCACCTTTGGCACCCCTCGCTATGCGAGCGTCACCAACCCCATTCCGTCCAAGCGCGTGTGCTTCTACAAGAGTGGCGATCCTCAGTTCAGCGGCCTGCGCATGGTGGTCAACAACCGCACCTTCAAAACGTTTGACGCCCTCTTGGACAGTCTGTCCAAGAAGGTACCCCTTGCGTTTGGGGTAAGGAACATCACCACGCCCCGAGGAGTGCATGCCATCAACACGCTGGATGAGCTAGAGGACGGCAAGTCCTACATATGCTCCGACAGCCGGAAAGTGAAGCCCATCAACCTAGCGCTTGCCAGGAAGAAGCTGGCGCCTTGGTACCACGCCAGGCCTGTGAGCTCTCGCCGCCGGACCTTGCAGCGAGCCAGGGGCTTACCCGGGCAGCAGGAACCCGTGCTTGTGCAAACGCCAAAGAGACTTGTGGTCTTTCGGAATGGAGAACCTTCAAACAAACACACAGTGGTGCTCCAAAAAAGAACCGCCACGACGTTTGAGTGGATTCTGGAATATATTTCAGAGTTGCTGCAGTTCCCCGTAGTGAAGCTTCATACTGCTGACGGCAGACGC GTGGAAGGACTCCCAAGCTTGATGTTGTGCTCTGGAGTGGTGGTAGCCGCAGGCAAAGAGCCATTCAAGCAGGCAAACTACAACACCCAGAAGTCACCAGGGTCTATGAGGCCATCCGCCAACAGAATGAGCATCAGGAGACTGAAGGCTCTAAACC GAAAAAAGAAGTCACCATCTTACGGCTCCAGAAAGTCCAGAAATTTCTCCACATCTTCAGAGCGCTACATCGTGAATAAGATTCACAATTCACTCATGGAAAGCTCATGCGACCTGCCAAGCCCCCCCACCAACTCAGTGGAGTACGAGTCTGGACATGTCGTCGCCGAAACAGAGGGGGAGGATCAGGAGTGTGTGCTGCCTGATGAGGACGACATTGAAAAGTCTTTCAGAGTCAACCAGGATGGCAGCATGACAGTGGAAATGAGGGTGCGCTTGACTGTTAAGGAGGAGGAGACCCTCCATTGGACGACAACCCTGACCCGTTCGAGCATGTCTAGTCAGCTTAACATGGCTGGTTTGACTGAGCCCGAGTCTGAGCAGGAAGTCTGTGCTGCCACACCGGACTTAACAGATCCCATCTCCTCCAACGACACCATCAACAAGGATGAAAACAAAGATGACCATGACGAGGACCCACCCTCGCTAGGCAACGGGGTTTTAAGTCAAAGCAGCTACGAAGAAGACATAGTCAAAATCCAGGCGACATCTCCAAACAGAGCACCAACACCGGGACATAAACAAATCACAAAGAAGCAAGCTTCATTTGAAAGCATTAGATCCACTGGATCTTACTCTTACAGGGAAGAGACAGAAAACGGAGCCTTGATGGAGCAGTACTGTGTTGTCAAGCAGACCAGCACCAGACCGATTCCCAAACCTAGAAGGCTCAGCTCTATGGACGCTAATAGCATGAACAACACAAATGTGTCATTATGTAAATTGTCAGAAATCATGCACGCGGAATCCAGCGGGGAGGAGATCACAGAAACTGTTTTGCATATCTATGAACAGCAATCTTGCCAGGATAATTACAATGCAAATGTAGGTTCTTTTAATAGGCCAGGTACTTCAGAAACTGGACATCTACGCACAAATGAGGACCATGAACACGAGTCCTGGGGACCCTCGACAGCCTCTGAGTCTGTAAGCATCTGGAAGGCAAGGAACAAGTCAGTAACATTAGACTTTCCTTCTTCTAAACATAGCACAGTAAAAGCAAGGCAACCGGTAGACAAATACACCAAAGGCAAAGAATATCAAATACGACCAAAGTCAAGAAGAAAGGTCAAAGTGACCAACAAAGGCATTAGACGTCTTCTATCACCTGGTAAACGGCAGAGAGAAAAAGTAGATGCAAAGAAACGCAAGAAAGCAACCTCTTTCTCTAGTGCAGGGTTCATCAGGAAGATTTATGGGAATAAATTACAAGCAGCAAAAAGCCCGAAGAAGCTCAAGAGGAGAACGACCAAAAGCGTGGAAGGGAACACTACAGCAAAGATCCAAAAAACATTAACCAAAAGCCAACAAAAACGACTGCAGAATCCAAAAGTAGGCAAGGAACAGGGAGCGCCAACACGGCAGACGACAGTGCATCGAGACGAGAATCATGACGTCAGCAAGCAAATGTCGCTGCCTGCTTTTGACTCTTCCAGCTCTGTTGCTAATGAATATGTCCAGAACTGGTTGAAGAAATCACATCCAAACCAAACTACTGGCTTCCAAACAAAGGCCAACAGCACAGAAAATGGTCTTCTTCCCACCGATGAGAAAGTGAGAGAAttaaacatacaaatgttgcctGACGATGTACGGACAACTTCTGTAAGATATAGGATCCAGTCTTTAGAGAACAATATGGCTTCACTAAGCCATCAGATTAGTGGGGAAGCGGTAAAAGACCACACTAAAACCAAACGTGAAACTCCACCTGGCAGTAACACTGAAAACCAGGCGGGACTCCAAGAACCTTCTAATGTTCTTTCAATGGATCTACCTCTACCTCATCCACCCCAAGACGAAATGATGGAAGAAGCAATTCCCAGTGATCACGTGGCCTGCAACCAAAGGTGCGTGCAGGCAGCAGGAAGCAGTCAAACACTGGATAATCACCCGCCATCTGCTGAGGCTTTACCGCATGCCCAGCATGTCATGAAAATGGCTCAACTGCTGGAGGCAGAGGTTCCAAAAGAGGAAGAAACACTATCAAGATCTACCTCTATCAAGAGGGTGCCTTTGGTCAGCAATGTGTCTCTGGAAAGGAAAATGTCACTAAGAAAGTCTTGTATGGATCAATTTacggtaagtaacaatgaagaaaaACAGCCTTCACTCTTAGATCCAAAGAGCAGCTCTTCAGTTTCTCCAAATAGTCTCTCAGAAGAGAGACTTTCATCAGTCAGTATGCTGTCAAGTGATGTTCCAACTCCTCCAAATAATCAGCCATTATTCAACCCAAAGGCGGCATCATCACCAAAAATTATGCATAGTCCACAATCAAAACCCAAAAATGCAGTTTCTGAACTTCCCAAAAGGTCCAAGTCGTTACAACGACCTCCTACAGTCAAGAAAACGTCACCAAATATCAGCCCCTCACTAAAGAAAAGACAAACACTATCCAAATCCTATCAAAGCAAACAgaccacacattccaaatcaatGGATTTGGCATCGCCACCTTCCAGACGCAAgtccaaaagaaaaatgctctcCAAGCACTTATCATCAGATTCAGAGGCTGCAGATATAAGGAAAACACCGTCCCAGAGAAAGCAGTTGAACACTCTCCAGCCCATAAAACAGATATTTTCTGGTGAAACTACTAATAAAACTGATGAGCTCCAAAAGCCAGATCAAGAGAAATACACATACGACACAAAATTAACAGCACATTTGCCAAACATCACCAACCAGCCAAACCCGCAGCACGTCTTTGAGAACATTTACTACTCCATCAAGTCTATCCGGGAAATTACTCAACGCAAACGTCTGTCATGCTTGGATAAGTCCAACAGCGTTCCAGATTTGTCTTTCCATGTGGCATCTACGTTCGGTTCCTCGTCCAAAGTCCTCCTGGCGTTCTTGTCCATCGTGGCCTTGAAGGAGGGCATCACCAACCTCAATGTTGATCAGTTGAGAATAAATGAGGTGAGCTGCGCTGAGGCTTTGAGAATGATTGACTCACTGAGAGAAATTGCTAACATGAAGAATTCCCAGCACTTGAAAGAGAGGGTGTCAGCGTTACGAGAGTCAGCCTCATGGCAGCTCCTCAGCAGCTGGCAGGGCTTCCAAAATCCTGGAGGCATATATCGAGAGGAACAGGCCATTGATGACCTCATTGAAGGGCTTGACATACCCGAGAACCTTAAAGTTGAACTCATGTCTCTCTCAGCTGGCTCATTTGGCACGAGTCAAGAGAAGCTGAAGGGTAATTCTGAAGAATGCAGTTTTGGGATGGAAGAACAAAACTATGAGTTGGCACAAGATCATAACGATGGGCAGAAAATTAATTTGGAACACATCTCTCAGTCTGCCATCATTCATGAGGATGATCCACATGGTCAAGATTACTATGTGGAACTGAATCGCTGCAGGAAGTCAGGTCcggaaaatgaccaaaaaatggctgaaagcaaagaACAGGATCTGGATGAAGCTCAGCCAGAGGTTGAAGACAAGGGATTGAAGAATATTCCAAAAGAACTTCAACCTGGCTGCAATGAAGAGGAGAATGATGAAGAACACGTACACACAATGCAGGGCAAAGAAGGGGATGACTCCAATCCACAGAAAGGACATCCTCAGTCTTATGGTGACAGTGGCAACGAGCAGAGTGCTTGTGAAGACCATGCAGAGTCATTGGCGCTTGAATACGAGCAAATTCCAAGCTCCGGTGACGAAGATTTGAGCTTTTACGATAAAGCATCAGGCTCGGAGGAAGAACACGCTATGACAGAAACAAAATGTGACAAACTAGAAGTTGCCAAAGATTACTCTGATGAAGAGACCCCGCAGCCTGTTGCAGTAAGAGTGAGTCTTCTGGAAAAGCAGGTTGCTGATGCCCAGAAGACAAGTTATACCAAGGAACATCCCAAAAAGTTCTCGCTTGTGTCTGATAACTCAACAGAAACATTTCAGCAGTGCACCCGATCTGCCCCACAGTCATCACTATCATTTAGCTACGACTCCAGTGGTGTGGTGACCCTGGAACCTGAATGTAACAGGGTCAAGTACATCCGGGAAATGTTCCTGGCAAAGAGTTCTGCAGAAAATGCAAAGCAGGGCCTATCGTCCGAAATGTCAGACAGTGGTGGCTATCAGACGCGAACGTCCAGCGAGCAGTCAAGCGGTGAAGATGATCCTGTCAGGAAGTCCATCAGCAAAGGCTTCGTGAGAAGAACAATTGAAAGGCTTTACGGGAAGAGCAAAGCCATTGAGAGACCCCCGTCTGCTCCCAGAACCAAAAAGAAGTACTCCAGTATTTTCTCGCCCTTTCACACTGTCCGATACAAAGCAGGGTCAGAGTTGTCTTTCTTCAACTCAGCCAACGCTCTGGACACCCTCACCGAGGCCACCCGCTGTATCGCTTTCAATGCACAAGTCGGGCCTGGTGACAGTGTTCCCATCGATGAGGGTCGATGGCTAATTAGGGAGAACGCACTGATCCGGAAATCAGTTTCTGATCCAACTGGAATCAACAAAAATTTGATCAACACTGTCCAAAATGAAGATGGCTATGAGGACACACTTGAAGACACACCCTACTCCCTTTTCAGCACCACATCTGAGCCAGAGGAccctaaaaagtcaaaaatatgtACCTATTTCTCCTTGCCACACACTAGTGACTCAGAGTTATGTCAGGACGAACTGAACATGCCAGAAGCAAAACTGGAGATTGCCTCCAAAACGAAGCCAGAGAGGAACGGCTCTGTTGTTGGGATGCTGGACAACAAGGTGCATCCATTGGTGGAGAGCCCAGCAGATGGAGAGTCTGTGGTGGTATCACAACCCAAAAAAGGACATGGTGCAGTGACACGAAGCCTTCAGGAACCTGATGTGTTGGATGTGTTGTATAACTTCTGTGGCGAAAACTGTCCCATCTTGTGA